The DNA segment CTTCTCGTTCTGCTGCTGCTCGTAGCGGAACCGGCCATAGTCGAGCAGGCGGCACACAGGGGGAACGGCCTGCGGGCTGACCATGACGAGATCCAGGCCCGCTTCACGCGCCATACCCATGGCGTCGCGCGTGTCGATAATGCCCACCTGCTCGCCCTCCGCGCCGATCAGACGGATCTGCCGGACACGGATCTGCTCGTTGACCTTGTGGTCTTTCGCTATGTTCATCACCTCCGCTCGCCCTGCGCACGCTGGCGCCAGGGCGGCTGTCCCACGCACTTGCGGGGAGACCGTAGTTTACCACGTGGACCACGGCTCCGGCCGAAGTCATCCCTGCGCGCAGCAGCGCCCGAAATCCCGGGCGAAACGTGTACTGGACTCTGTTGACCGCCAAACCCCTAGACGCTTATCCTTGACGTACCGAGTACACGAATCTACCATCCGGGGATGACCCGGCTGATCCTTCCACCACAGGCCACACAGGTGGGCCTGGCGGTGGACGTGGCCGCCTTCGCCATGCACGGCGGCGAACTGCGCGTCCTGCTCGTGCAGCGCGGCGCCCTGCCGCACGCCCGGGACTGGGCCCTGCCCGGCGGCTTCGTCCAACCCGGCGAGGAGCTCCACGAGGCCGCGCTGCGGGAACTGCGCACCGAGACCACCGTGCAGCTCGAACCCCGCCACCTCGAGCAGTTCTATACCTTCGGCGAGGTGAACCGCGACCCGCGCGGCCGGATCGTGAGCGTCGCGCACCTGGCCGTGCTGCCCCACGGCACGGTGCACGTCACGGCCGGCGGGCACACCCTGGGCGCCGAGTGGCTCAGCGCCCACCAGCCCCCCACGCTGGCCTTCGACCACCACGCCATCCTCGACAAGGCCATCGGGCGGCTGCAACTGCGCCTGGAGTACGGCAACCTCGCCATGGAGTTCCTGCCGGACACCTTCACGCTGCCGGAACTCCAGGGCGTGTACGAGGCCGTGCTGAACCGCAATCTGGACAAACGCAACTTCCGCAAGAGGTTGCTGTCGCAGGGCATCCTGACGCCCAGCGGCGAGCGCCGTACCGGGGTGGGCCGCCCCGCCCAGCTCTACCGACGCGCCAAACACGCCCGCCTCGCGGCGCTGTAGAGGCGCCACCCAGTCCAACGGTCGAAGAACGGCTTCTCTGCGTCTTCGACCGTTCGACCTTCAGCCCCTCACCTCAGCTTGATCTCCAGTCCCTGCTCCGGCCGGCCGAAGGGCGCGACGGTCAGGGTGGGGTTGGTGTTCAGCGGGTCGTACGTGGCGGTGATGCGGTAGGTGCCGCTGGAATCCGCGCTGCGCACGTCCTTGACATCCACGCCCTTGCTGCCCGCGAAGCGCAGGAGCGACTGACGGTCGGGGCCGAGCGGCTGCCCGGCGGCGTCCAGCGGGGTGTACAGCACGGTGGCGCCCCCGGCACCGGCGCCTGCCACAGGAACGAGCTGGACGCGGCTGGACGCGGGATCGGGCAGGGCGTCCACGGTCACGGTCTGTTCCGCCTCGCGGTCCACGCATAGCGCGCCGCGGCACAGCGTGAAGTAGGCGTGGAAGGTGTACTGGCCGTCGAACTTCGCCACATCGGCCGGCAGCGCGACCTCCCAGTAGCGGTCGCCGGCGCTGGTGTCGCCGTCCTGACCGGCGTCGTTCAGGGGGAACGTCAGGGTCTCGGTCCTGATCGCGCCCGACGCCTGCTTGGGATTGGTGCGCAGGTCCGCGGCCTGCCGCACGCTCAGCGGATCGCCCTGCTGCCCGCCGCCCTCCTTGATGTCGGCGCGCGCCAGGAGGCGGCTCTGGCTCTCGAGCGGGCGCGTCACCTTAACGCGGGCCGTGACCTTGTCGAAGCCATTGAGCGGCATGTAGAGCTCGGGGATGTGGAACGCGGGGTGCAGCGACTCTCCGGTGTAATTGGGGCTGCGCCACGTGAAGGGCCGCACGCGGGCGGCGCCGCTGGCCAGAGACTCGATGAAGTAGCGCTGCGCGGCCGGGGCGGCTCCCACGGCGCGCGAGATGACCACGGCGTTTCCGCTGGCGGCCACGCCCGGAACGGCGGTGCCGGCCGCGCCGGTGCGCTTGAAGGTCACGGTGCTGGGCGCCATGGCCATGCCCGGCATGCCCATCGCCACGAAGCCCACGCCACCGGTGAACAGCGACCCGTCGCCCTTCATGCGGTCGATGCCGCGTTCATCCGTGCGCAGCGCGCCCAGGCAGCGCAGGGTGGCCTCGCCGCCGCTGGCACGTGCGTCGTTCAGGAGGATCTTCGGGCCGCGTTCACTGCACGCGAGTTTGGCGAGCACGTCGTCGTAGGGCTGCGCCTTGCCGTCCGGCAGGGTGCTGACCACGATCAGGTCGTAGCCGCCCTGCGCGAGTGCCGCCTGGAAGTCCGCCGCCGTGGCGACGCGCGTCACGGCCGGCAGCACGCCCGAGCGCCGCGCCCCGATGATCGCCGGGTACAGGCTATTGCCGTGCCCGCCGTGGCTCAGGCTGGGCACGGCTTCCTCGAAGTACAGGGTGCGCCCGCACGTCGCCGCCGCGCACAGCTGCGCGAGCTGCTGCCCGTAGATGGCGGTGCCGACCGCCGGATCGCGGAACGCGTCGGGGCTCACGCCGTTCACGAATGACCGCAGGGGCCGCACCGCCCGCGCGGTCCAGCGGCCGTCGCGTTCCTGCAGGTAGGGCGTCTTGATCCGCACGATGTGCCACGTCGGCCCGAAACGGCTCTCCACGTTGGGGGCGTTCACGTTCACGGCCGCGCCCGACGGCGACGTCACCGCGAGGCGCAGGCTGCCGGGCGGCACCGGCGTGTCCCACGACAGCACGAACACCACCTCGCCGTCGCCGCTGGCCACGTGTACGGTGGGCGCGCTGGCGAGCTGCGCCGCGCCCAGGGTCGCCACCGGGTCCTTGCCTACGAAGGTGTCGAAGATGTCCGCGAAGCACTCCACGAAGTACTTCTTGAGGGTCAGCGGGTCGGCGTCCGAGCGGTACGTGCCCCCCTGCCGCTCGGCCAGTTCGCGCAGCCGCGGGCCGTCCAGGCTGCCGGGCGTGCCGAAGCCCACCGCGCACACGTGCGTGTCGCGCAGCTGGTTGGGGTTCCGGCCCACCGCGTCCGCGATCATGGGCGCGGTGTTCTCCACGCCGTCGGTGAGCAGCAGAATGGCCTTGTGCGGGTTGCTGCTGGCGTTCAGGGCCGTGACCGCGCCCAGCAGGCCGCCGCCGATGCTGGTCGCACCGCCCGCGCTGATACCGCTCAGGGCGGTGTTCATGGCGCTGTTCGCGCCGCTCGCCAGGGTCAGCGGCATCTCCGGGCTGGGGCTGGCGGCGGTGCTGAAGCTGATCAGGCCCACGCGGTTGTTGCTGGCGTCGCGCAGCAGGTCCGCGAACAGCCGCGCGGCGTCCTTGGCGGAGTTCAGGCGGGTGTCGCTGCCGATGCCGTTGGGCAGGGTCATGGAGCCGGACTTGTCGAACACGACCATCACGTCGGTGTCCTGGTATGTCAGCAGCTCGTCTTGCAGGTCGTTCACGAAGTTGTGGAAGCGGAAGAACATCGGGTCGCGCGGCGCGGTGGTCACGCACTCGATGTTCCGTGCGCCGGCGCAGTCCGGGCCGTTCGGGGCGCCGGAGTTCGCCATGGCGACGTGTGAGCCGTTGTGCCACGGCACCAGACCGTTGCCGTAGTCCTCGATGGTGGTCACGGTGGGGTCGAGGGTGCCGCCGGCCGCCGGGAGCCGCTGGCTGTTCGGCAGGCTGGTGCAGCCGATGGTCCAGCGCCCCGACACGGTCGTGGCGATCGGCGTGGGCGGGCAGGGCGTGTTGTCGGGGCGGGTGCTGTGCCCCAGCGGAATCACGGCGTTCGGGAAGGGCATCCACGTCTGCACGAAGGGCAGGCCCTGCGCTTGCCGGAAGGTGTTGAAGGTGTACAGGAACTGCCGGTGGAACCCGAAGAAGCGGTTGCCGTCGTTCGGGAAACGGCCCAGCGCCGGGTTGATGGTGTTGTCGTACGAGCAGTGCCAGTTCATGTGCAGGTCGAGGATCGCCTGCGTGCCCGGATCGGGAATGCCGAACAGCGTGCCGCACATCCACGGACTGGGGGCCATCATGTCGCCCAGGCCCGACGCGGGCTGGGCCAGGAAATTCGACAGGACGGCGTCCTCGGCCGGGTTGGCGAGGGCCGCGCCGCCCAGCACGGCGCCCACCGTGAGGCACACGCTCACGCGGGCCAGCGAGGAACGGACGGAAGGCGGGACTGATGGAGTAGGCAGCATGACGACCCCCCTCCCGGATCGCGCGGCGACCCAGGCAGCTTCGGAACACGGTGGCGGCCCCAGGGCGCGCTGGCCCTGAGCGGTGGTGTGGCCGACGATCAGCGGAACACGGGCGTCCTCCTTCCCCCGTGGACATGCCGCGCACGGCCGCGCCCCCCGGCGCCCGCCCCGGCATGATGTCCCGAAGGGGCAGCGCAGCCGCCGCCCTTCAGCCGCCATCATCGTCACGCGCGGTGATCGGGCCATGATCGCCCCGAACCCGGCAGCCCGGCACCTTCCCGGCCGCCGTGTCCCGGTAGACTGCTCGGCATGGACATGAAGAAACTGATGAAGCAGATGCAGCAGGCGCAGGTCGCTGCCGCGAAGATCCAGGAAGACCTGGCCGCGAAGTCGGTGGAGGGCAGCGCGAGCGGCCTGGTGACCGTGACCATGAACGGCCACGGCAAGCTGACCGCCCTGAAGATCGATCCCAAGGCCGTCGACCCGGAGGACGTGGAAGCCCTGGAAGACCTGATCCTGGTGGCCGTGCAGGACGCCAGCGCCAAGGCGGACGCCCTGCAACAGGACGCCACGCGCGGCCTGGGCATCCCCGGCTTCTGAGGCCCGCTTGAAATACCCCCCTTCCCTCGTCGCGCTGATCCGCGAACTGTCGCGCCTGCCGGGCATCGGCCCCAAGAGCGCGCAGCGGCTGGCCTTCCACCTGTTCGAGCAGCCGCGCGAGGACATCGAGCGGCTCGCCTCGTCGCTGCTGGAAGCCAAGCGCGACCTGCACTCGTGCCCCATCTGCTTCAACATCACCGACGCCGAACGGTGCGACGTGTGCTCAGACCCCAGCCGCGACCAGGGCGTGATCTGCGTGGTCGAGGAACCCGGCGACGTGCTGGCCATCGAGCGCAGCGGCGAGTACCGGGGCCTGTACCACGTCCTGCACGGCGTCCTGAGCCCCATGAACGGCGTCGGCCCGGACCGGCTGCACATCAAGCCGCTGCTGCCGCGGGTGCAGGGCGGCATGGAGATCATCCTGGCGACCGGCACCACCGTCGAGGGCGACGCCACCGCGCTCTATCTGCAGCGCCTGCTCGAACCCCTGGGCGCGCTGGTCAGCCGCATCGCGTACGGTCTGCCGGTCGGCGGCGCGCTGGAGTACGCCGACGAGGTCACGCTCGGCCGCGCCCTGATGGGCCGCCAGCGGGTCAGCAAGCCCGCCGGCTGATTCCCCCACGGAACATGGCCGGCCGGGCCTCTCCCTGGTGGAGATGGCCCGGCCGGCCTGACGGTGGAGCGTTCGGCACTCAGAGCGTCAGGCGTTCACTCTGCCTTCTGGTGGTGGTACTGCTGGATGTGGTCGTAGACGTGCTGCGGGAACTCCAGGTCGCGGTAGACGTTGCCCTCGTCGGGATCGCTGGCGTCCGGCAGGATCGGGAAGTCCTGCTTGCCCATGTACTCCAGGATCGTGTCGCGGCGGGGCGGGCTGTAATCCGCGTCCTGCACCTGCCGGACGAGATCCTGCGCCGCCTCGGGAGTGAAGTCGCTGTCCTTGGCGAGCTGCGCCGCGAGCGCCTTGTCGCTCAGGAAGTGCCGGGCCACGATCGCGTAGACCAGCCGGCCGTAGTGTCCGATGTCCTGGCCGTCGTCGAGGGCCTGGGTCAGGTGCGCCATCATGTGGTTCTGTTTCAGGTCGTTCAGAGACATAATCACCTCGCTTGAGTAAGCCTAGGGCGTATCCATGGCCCGAAGATGACGTCAGCGCGAAGTGGCCTTCATGGAGGCTCAGCCGCCGTAGCTGGCGAGGAGACGCCGCAGTCCCGCGTACAGCGGAATGCGCCGGGCAGGCAGGTCGTCCACCGTCACGGCCTCCAGGCCGCGTGCCCTCAGGCCAGCCAGCAGGGCGTCCAGCAGGGCGGGCGTGACGTCCGGGCCGTCGTGCAGCAGGATCACGCTGCCCGGCCGCGTGCGCGCCACGGTCTGCTGGGCCAGTGTGAAAGCATCACCGGCAGTCCAGTCGCGGCCCTCGACGTCCCACAGGGCCACCTGACGCCCGTTCAGGGCCGCGAACACGCGGGTCAGTGGACTGTGCCCCCCGTAGGGCGGGCGGTACAGGTGCCGGCCCGGCTCGGCTGCGCGGGGATGCCAACGCACCTGAGCCCACTCGCGCCACGGCGCCAGCAGCAGCGCGTGCGTGTGCCAGCGGCCGTGCGCCTCGACCCGGTGCCCGCCGGCGCGGATCGCGCGCAGGTCGTCCGGGTGGGCGCGGCACGCGGGCTCCGTGACGAAGAACGTCGCTCGCGCGCCGTGGCGGGCCAGCACGTCCAGCAGCGCGGCGGTGCGCCCAGACGGCCCGTCGTCGAAGGTCACGGCCACGCGGGGGCGGTCGTCCGCTCCGGCGCCCAGCGCGCCCCAGCCAGCCGCGCGGCCCAGCACCTCGGCGGCCAGCACCGCTCCGGCCACGGTCAGGACGGCCCACCCCAGCGCCCGCTTCACGGTCGGCTCAGGACTCCAGCGGCGCGTCGGCGGGCCGCTCCACCGGGCCAGTCTCGATGGGCCGGGTGAAGGCGCGGCGGAAGATCAGGTAGCCCAGCGCCGTGATCAGCGCCAGCACGGCGCCGGTGGCGAAGGGACCGGCCGTGCCCAGCTGCCGGTACGCGAAGGCGCCGGCGATGGGCCCCAGCGACGTGCCCACGTTCTCGAAGATCATCAGGGCGCCCCACGCGGCGGGCCGCTCGCGCTCGGGCAGGCGGCTGACGACCAGCGCCGACCACCCCGGCGCGATGAAGGCGTAGCCCACCGCGACCAGGGCGGCCAGCGGGAACAGCGCCCACAGCGGCGGCAGGGTGGCGATGCCGCCCAGCCCCGCCGCGAGCAGCGCAAAGCCCAGCATGACCGCCAGCCGCGCCCGGCCCCGGTCCGCCACGCGGCCGGTGAACGGCATGCTGCCGAAGGCCACCGCCGCGCCGAAGCCCAGCACCGCCACCATCTGCCAGTAATCCAGGTGCAGTTCTGGGTACAGCGTGAACAGCAGCGGCCCCAGCAGGGTCATGGTCAGGGTCTGCATGAACGCCGCCGGGATCAGTGGCGCCAGCGCGCGGGCCGCGACCCCCAGCCGGGCGCGGACCGGACGCGCGGTGGGCGCAGCCGCCGTGGTCCGGGTTCGTCCGGGCACGAACAGCGCGGCGACGAGCGACAGGGCCTGCACGACCACGATGAGGGCCGCCACCTGCCCGAAGGGCCGCCCGCCCAGCGCGCCCAGCAGCAGCACACCCAGGCCGATGGCGGGCAGCACGGTCATGGACACCGCCGTCAGGGTGCGGCCCTGGTGGGACTCGTGGGCGGCCTCGGCGGTCAGGTTCATCAGGGTGGGCCACATGGCGCTGAAGCCCGCGCCGTGCAGCGCCGCGACCAGCAGCAGCAGCCAGATGGAGTGCGTCGCGGTCGCCAGCACGGCCATGGCCAGCAGGCTCACGGCCGCGCCGGCCAGGACCACCGGCCGCCCGCCGTAGCGGCCGATCAGAGTGCCGGTCACCGGCCGCATGACGGTGTCCGAGATGAAGTGCACCGTGAAGGCCGTGGCGGCCACCGCGACCGCCTCCTTCTTGGGCAGGTTCAGCAGTCCCGGCGCGGCCTGCTGGAGGTACGCGCCGTACAGGCCGCTGCGCACGAACTCCGAACACGCCAGGGCGGC comes from the Deinococcus metalli genome and includes:
- a CDS encoding polysaccharide deacetylase family protein, which produces MKRALGWAVLTVAGAVLAAEVLGRAAGWGALGAGADDRPRVAVTFDDGPSGRTAALLDVLARHGARATFFVTEPACRAHPDDLRAIRAGGHRVEAHGRWHTHALLLAPWREWAQVRWHPRAAEPGRHLYRPPYGGHSPLTRVFAALNGRQVALWDVEGRDWTAGDAFTLAQQTVARTRPGSVILLHDGPDVTPALLDALLAGLRARGLEAVTVDDLPARRIPLYAGLRRLLASYGG
- a CDS encoding YbaB/EbfC family nucleoid-associated protein, whose protein sequence is MDMKKLMKQMQQAQVAAAKIQEDLAAKSVEGSASGLVTVTMNGHGKLTALKIDPKAVDPEDVEALEDLILVAVQDASAKADALQQDATRGLGIPGF
- a CDS encoding NUDIX hydrolase encodes the protein MTRLILPPQATQVGLAVDVAAFAMHGGELRVLLVQRGALPHARDWALPGGFVQPGEELHEAALRELRTETTVQLEPRHLEQFYTFGEVNRDPRGRIVSVAHLAVLPHGTVHVTAGGHTLGAEWLSAHQPPTLAFDHHAILDKAIGRLQLRLEYGNLAMEFLPDTFTLPELQGVYEAVLNRNLDKRNFRKRLLSQGILTPSGERRTGVGRPAQLYRRAKHARLAAL
- a CDS encoding MFS transporter; this translates as MTLRDRLRLPLAPGTLPGVLAAAAALACSEFVRSGLYGAYLQQAAPGLLNLPKKEAVAVAATAFTVHFISDTVMRPVTGTLIGRYGGRPVVLAGAAVSLLAMAVLATATHSIWLLLLVAALHGAGFSAMWPTLMNLTAEAAHESHQGRTLTAVSMTVLPAIGLGVLLLGALGGRPFGQVAALIVVVQALSLVAALFVPGRTRTTAAAPTARPVRARLGVAARALAPLIPAAFMQTLTMTLLGPLLFTLYPELHLDYWQMVAVLGFGAAVAFGSMPFTGRVADRGRARLAVMLGFALLAAGLGGIATLPPLWALFPLAALVAVGYAFIAPGWSALVVSRLPERERPAAWGALMIFENVGTSLGPIAGAFAYRQLGTAGPFATGAVLALITALGYLIFRRAFTRPIETGPVERPADAPLES
- a CDS encoding vWA domain-containing protein, producing the protein MLPTPSVPPSVRSSLARVSVCLTVGAVLGGAALANPAEDAVLSNFLAQPASGLGDMMAPSPWMCGTLFGIPDPGTQAILDLHMNWHCSYDNTINPALGRFPNDGNRFFGFHRQFLYTFNTFRQAQGLPFVQTWMPFPNAVIPLGHSTRPDNTPCPPTPIATTVSGRWTIGCTSLPNSQRLPAAGGTLDPTVTTIEDYGNGLVPWHNGSHVAMANSGAPNGPDCAGARNIECVTTAPRDPMFFRFHNFVNDLQDELLTYQDTDVMVVFDKSGSMTLPNGIGSDTRLNSAKDAARLFADLLRDASNNRVGLISFSTAASPSPEMPLTLASGANSAMNTALSGISAGGATSIGGGLLGAVTALNASSNPHKAILLLTDGVENTAPMIADAVGRNPNQLRDTHVCAVGFGTPGSLDGPRLRELAERQGGTYRSDADPLTLKKYFVECFADIFDTFVGKDPVATLGAAQLASAPTVHVASGDGEVVFVLSWDTPVPPGSLRLAVTSPSGAAVNVNAPNVESRFGPTWHIVRIKTPYLQERDGRWTARAVRPLRSFVNGVSPDAFRDPAVGTAIYGQQLAQLCAAATCGRTLYFEEAVPSLSHGGHGNSLYPAIIGARRSGVLPAVTRVATAADFQAALAQGGYDLIVVSTLPDGKAQPYDDVLAKLACSERGPKILLNDARASGGEATLRCLGALRTDERGIDRMKGDGSLFTGGVGFVAMGMPGMAMAPSTVTFKRTGAAGTAVPGVAASGNAVVISRAVGAAPAAQRYFIESLASGAARVRPFTWRSPNYTGESLHPAFHIPELYMPLNGFDKVTARVKVTRPLESQSRLLARADIKEGGGQQGDPLSVRQAADLRTNPKQASGAIRTETLTFPLNDAGQDGDTSAGDRYWEVALPADVAKFDGQYTFHAYFTLCRGALCVDREAEQTVTVDALPDPASSRVQLVPVAGAGAGGATVLYTPLDAAGQPLGPDRQSLLRFAGSKGVDVKDVRSADSSGTYRITATYDPLNTNPTLTVAPFGRPEQGLEIKLR
- the recR gene encoding recombination mediator RecR → MKYPPSLVALIRELSRLPGIGPKSAQRLAFHLFEQPREDIERLASSLLEAKRDLHSCPICFNITDAERCDVCSDPSRDQGVICVVEEPGDVLAIERSGEYRGLYHVLHGVLSPMNGVGPDRLHIKPLLPRVQGGMEIILATGTTVEGDATALYLQRLLEPLGALVSRIAYGLPVGGALEYADEVTLGRALMGRQRVSKPAG